The following coding sequences lie in one Deinococcus radiopugnans ATCC 19172 genomic window:
- a CDS encoding carbohydrate ABC transporter permease yields MTTSQPLSPPARRAGRWARIPKAPYLFILPYLLIFATFWAWPIISSFLMSFKDSRLGADAPYALSNWSRLIQDEFFRTALRNTLVILVVQVPLMLSLATVLAVALNSKLLKAAGWFRFAFFAPLVVGTVAYSAVFRLLFNTDFGVVNRALTGIGLPAVDWLNQAGPAMSVIIMAMLWRWTGYNAIILLAGLQGISEDVYEAASIDGATPAQQFWKITLPLLRPTLLFCMVLSVIGTLQLFTEPALITNSGPGNATMTLGTYLYQQGFRSFNFGYASAIAYTVAAIAAVFSVIQLRLFGRER; encoded by the coding sequence ATGACCACTTCACAACCGCTGTCCCCTCCAGCCCGGCGTGCAGGACGCTGGGCGCGCATCCCCAAGGCGCCGTACCTGTTCATCCTGCCGTACCTGCTGATCTTTGCCACCTTCTGGGCGTGGCCCATCATCAGCTCGTTTCTGATGAGCTTCAAGGATTCCCGGCTGGGGGCAGACGCACCCTACGCCCTGTCCAACTGGTCCCGGCTGATTCAGGACGAATTCTTCCGCACGGCGCTGCGCAATACCCTGGTGATTCTGGTGGTCCAGGTGCCGCTGATGCTGTCGCTGGCGACGGTGCTGGCTGTGGCCCTGAACAGCAAACTCCTGAAGGCCGCCGGATGGTTCCGCTTCGCCTTCTTCGCGCCGCTGGTGGTGGGAACCGTGGCGTACTCGGCGGTGTTCCGGCTGCTGTTCAACACCGATTTCGGCGTGGTCAACCGCGCCCTGACCGGAATCGGCCTGCCCGCCGTGGACTGGCTCAACCAGGCCGGGCCGGCCATGTCGGTGATCATCATGGCGATGCTGTGGCGCTGGACCGGCTACAACGCCATCATCCTGCTGGCCGGCTTGCAAGGCATCAGCGAGGACGTGTACGAGGCCGCCAGCATCGACGGGGCCACGCCCGCGCAGCAGTTCTGGAAAATCACGCTGCCGCTGCTGCGGCCCACGCTGCTGTTCTGCATGGTCCTGAGCGTGATCGGCACGCTGCAACTGTTCACCGAACCGGCCCTGATCACCAACAGCGGCCCCGGCAACGCCACCATGACGCTGGGGACGTACCTGTACCAGCAGGGCTTCCGCTCGTTCAACTTCGGCTACGCCAGCGCCATCGCCTACACGGTGGCCGCCATCGCCGCCGTCTTCAGCGTGATTCAGCTGCGGCTGTTCGGACGGGAAAGATGA
- a CDS encoding ABC transporter substrate-binding protein: MKKVMLSLSALLLVGSAAAQDLSGTVTIWSWDAAAKALESTIPSFNKKYPNVKVKVEDLGNQNVYDRGLAGCAAGGQDMPDIYSIENNEAEVFWARFPDCFVDLNTKGADKLVKNFPAFKWTELMAGNKRYAMPWDSGPVVMFYRRDLYQQAGVNPASIKTWEDFIAAGKKVNAKFNNNVKMATVANGQDDEWFRMLANQNGCFYFDNAAKAVTVNQPGCVSALNTIKKLYDAQVVATGDWGGQITNVKAGKTASAMFGAWYEGTIRTNAPDQKGKWGVYLMPASKAGGVRASNLGGSALAIPSSSKNQAAAYAFLENALATAGGQVTMLKSQGLVPSLLSATKDPYVKTAQPYWGNQAIWQTILGTLGDVPQARGTQYFQDARQVMIVVQADYIKGRYKTAKEALDDAAKKISSATGLPVAK; this comes from the coding sequence ATGAAGAAAGTCATGCTGTCCCTGTCCGCCCTGCTGCTCGTCGGTTCCGCTGCTGCCCAGGATCTGTCCGGCACGGTCACGATCTGGTCCTGGGACGCCGCCGCCAAGGCGCTGGAAAGCACCATTCCCAGTTTCAACAAGAAATACCCCAACGTGAAAGTCAAGGTTGAAGATCTGGGCAACCAGAACGTGTATGACCGGGGGCTGGCCGGATGCGCCGCCGGCGGCCAGGACATGCCCGACATCTATTCCATCGAGAACAACGAAGCCGAGGTGTTCTGGGCACGCTTCCCCGACTGCTTCGTGGACCTGAACACCAAGGGCGCGGACAAGCTGGTCAAGAACTTCCCGGCCTTCAAATGGACCGAGCTGATGGCGGGCAACAAACGCTACGCCATGCCCTGGGATTCGGGTCCCGTGGTGATGTTCTACCGCCGGGATCTGTACCAGCAGGCCGGCGTCAACCCGGCCAGCATCAAGACCTGGGAAGACTTCATCGCGGCAGGCAAGAAGGTCAATGCCAAGTTCAATAACAACGTGAAGATGGCCACCGTCGCCAACGGCCAGGACGACGAGTGGTTCCGCATGCTTGCCAATCAGAACGGCTGCTTCTACTTTGACAACGCTGCCAAGGCAGTCACGGTCAACCAGCCGGGCTGCGTGAGCGCCCTGAATACCATCAAGAAGCTGTACGACGCGCAGGTCGTCGCCACCGGCGACTGGGGCGGCCAGATCACCAACGTCAAGGCGGGCAAGACCGCCAGCGCCATGTTCGGCGCGTGGTACGAGGGCACCATCCGCACCAACGCCCCGGACCAGAAGGGCAAGTGGGGCGTGTACCTGATGCCCGCCTCCAAGGCTGGAGGGGTGCGCGCCAGCAACCTGGGCGGCAGCGCCCTGGCGATTCCCAGCTCCAGCAAGAACCAGGCGGCGGCCTACGCCTTCCTCGAAAATGCCCTGGCAACCGCTGGCGGACAGGTCACCATGCTCAAGTCCCAGGGCCTGGTGCCCAGCCTGCTCAGTGCCACCAAGGACCCCTACGTGAAAACCGCGCAGCCGTACTGGGGCAACCAGGCGATATGGCAGACCATTCTGGGCACCCTGGGCGACGTTCCCCAGGCGCGCGGCACCCAGTACTTCCAGGACGCCCGTCAGGTCATGATCGTGGTGCAGGCCGACTACATCAAGGGCCGCTACAAGACGGCCAAGGAAGCCCTGGACGACGCCGCCAAGAAGATCAGCAGCGCCACGGGCCTGCCCGTCGCCAAATAA
- a CDS encoding DeoR/GlpR family DNA-binding transcription regulator: protein MIQARRSEILSLAQQNGEVSASELSKLLGVSEVTVRSDLKALAEAGQIRRTRGGARLPLEIQREFPLEETSRRHAAAKRRIGRAAAALVRDGETVFLDVGSTTTEVARALPPTLRGVTIITNGLNIALELERLPNVRVIVTGGTLRPLQHSLVSPYALEVLGRIHADRLFLGCNGVSATAGVTNANHEEAEIKRIMVHQAREIVVVADHSKLGQISQAQVAPVSAVDTLITDRHGSEPPADLLKCIADFQLV from the coding sequence ATGATTCAGGCCCGCAGGAGCGAGATTCTCTCGCTGGCACAGCAGAATGGAGAAGTTTCCGCCTCAGAGCTTTCAAAACTTCTGGGGGTTTCGGAAGTCACGGTTCGCAGTGATCTGAAGGCCCTGGCCGAGGCCGGGCAAATCCGGCGCACGCGGGGCGGAGCGCGGCTGCCGCTGGAGATTCAGCGCGAATTCCCGCTGGAAGAGACCAGTCGCCGGCACGCGGCGGCCAAGCGGCGCATCGGGCGGGCGGCGGCGGCACTGGTCCGGGACGGCGAAACCGTGTTTCTGGACGTGGGCAGCACCACCACCGAGGTGGCCCGCGCGCTGCCGCCCACGCTGCGCGGCGTGACCATCATCACCAACGGACTGAACATCGCCCTGGAACTCGAACGGCTGCCGAACGTGCGCGTCATCGTGACCGGCGGCACGCTGCGCCCGCTGCAGCACTCGCTGGTCAGCCCCTACGCGCTGGAAGTGCTGGGCCGCATTCACGCCGACCGGCTGTTTCTGGGCTGCAACGGCGTGTCTGCCACAGCGGGCGTGACCAACGCCAACCACGAGGAAGCCGAGATCAAGCGGATCATGGTGCATCAGGCACGCGAAATCGTGGTGGTGGCCGATCACAGCAAGCTGGGCCAGATCAGTCAGGCGCAGGTGGCCCCCGTGTCGGCAGTGGACACCCTGATCACCGACAGACACGGCAGCGAACCTCCCGCCGATCTCCTGAAATGCATTGCCGACTTCCAACTGGTCTAG